One genomic window of Solanum dulcamara chromosome 10, daSolDulc1.2, whole genome shotgun sequence includes the following:
- the LOC129869881 gene encoding uncharacterized protein LOC129869881, whose translation MNQSQPDCGLYTIHCDVTPNPTIHLGENAYSVLQKRSFDRFRVLDHRLHDLLAKNSCQSFDRSISFPSSPSISFRIYKPHLALFRCNDSLDIDASMNDHYFRDYQNYTKCSGFNIYYTIPNSEREGSSDSPEGDIPDNCSLIQLPWRSSSNAQNSSSLFDLITANFTIQWTLSDDCSNCYSQGGGRCLTDNNNKFLCSTYPPKPKESRNVL comes from the exons ATGAATCAGTCACAACCTGATTGTGGATTGTACACTATACATTGTGATGTTACTCCGAATCCAACAATTCACCTAGGAGAAAATGCTTATAGTGTTCTGCAAAAACGGTCGTTTGATCGTTTTCGAGTTTTAGACCATAGGCTTCATGACTTATTGGCGAAAAACAGTTGTCAATCTTTCGATCGAAGTATATCGTTTCCAAGTTCTCCTTCTATCTCGTTTAGAATCTACAAACCCCATCTTGCCTTGTTTAGATGCAATGACAGTCTAGATATTGATGCGAGCATGAATGATCATTATTTTCGCGACTATCAGAACTATACTAAATGTAGTGGCTTCAACATATACTACACGATTCCGAATAGTGAACGGGAAGGTTCCTCGGATTCACCAGAGGGAGATATTCCGGATAACTGTTCATTGATTCAATTGCCTTGGAGGTCAAGCTCAAACGCTCAAAATAGTAGTAGCTTGTTTGATCTCATTACTGCAAATTTTACAATTCAGTGGACCCTGTCTGATGATTGTAGTAATTGTTACTCTCAAGGAGGAGGTAGATGTTTAACTGACAACAATAACAAATTTCTTTGTTCCACCTATCCCCCAAAG CCAAAAGAAAGTCGAAACGTACTCTAG